A genomic stretch from Algoriphagus halophilus includes:
- a CDS encoding S8 family peptidase, with product MRRFAYFFVFLCLGWVSCSKSTLPVNENDKNQVVTEHLYNYELVFTDDADFKPLSNNSYCEMGFSSEGCQSLVTNLKNGVIEFIKSIDSTIQVDKNHIRVYSEVSVYMEELTASQYENLNRNSVALNYFSKQIFELQIRRPIMQSDFIEQTRKPIMQEQLRYDSLSKSSTMIQEIGGGQPGLPVQNHRVWIVDSGIDKNHQDLNFEPAQIDLSADFSVPSSNPKNDPFNDENGHGTFMAGVIGGLASSDPIYLNGYGVNGVYPNAKMISIKIFDKNDNTNTAEIVSALNHILSNSISGDIVNLSWGSDIQFGDCTAPQYLGIRTLILTLANQGVKVVMSAGNSSKESLTNFPGCIDATNPNPTISNIYTIGSVEIPCSGTYLYSSFSDYGRPTVDYLAPGEDIFTTALGGEYVLVSGTSLSAAMFSGILYHNQGVGTLTTIKRGAATGDPDPDYPVAKIGN from the coding sequence ATGAGAAGGTTCGCGTATTTTTTTGTTTTTCTGTGTCTAGGTTGGGTTTCATGTTCAAAAAGCACTCTTCCAGTAAATGAAAACGATAAAAACCAAGTTGTTACAGAGCATCTTTACAATTATGAATTAGTATTTACGGATGATGCTGATTTTAAACCATTGTCCAATAACTCCTATTGTGAAATGGGTTTTTCAAGTGAGGGATGCCAAAGTTTGGTAACTAACCTTAAAAATGGTGTTATAGAATTCATAAAATCCATAGACAGTACAATTCAAGTTGATAAAAACCATATAAGGGTTTATTCTGAAGTGTCTGTTTATATGGAAGAACTTACAGCTTCCCAATATGAAAATTTGAACAGGAATTCAGTAGCATTAAATTATTTCAGTAAACAGATTTTTGAATTGCAAATTAGACGGCCAATCATGCAGTCGGACTTTATAGAGCAAACTAGAAAGCCAATCATGCAAGAGCAACTTAGGTATGATTCTTTATCAAAATCAAGTACCATGATTCAGGAAATTGGTGGAGGCCAACCTGGTCTACCTGTTCAAAACCATCGCGTATGGATAGTGGATTCTGGAATTGATAAAAATCACCAGGATTTGAATTTTGAGCCAGCTCAAATAGATTTGTCAGCAGACTTTTCAGTCCCTTCTAGTAACCCGAAAAATGATCCATTTAATGATGAAAATGGACATGGTACATTCATGGCAGGTGTAATAGGAGGTTTGGCATCTTCTGATCCTATTTACCTCAATGGATATGGTGTCAATGGAGTTTATCCAAATGCAAAAATGATCTCTATTAAGATTTTTGATAAAAATGATAATACCAATACTGCCGAAATCGTATCTGCTTTAAATCATATTTTATCAAATTCCATTTCAGGTGATATTGTAAATTTAAGTTGGGGTAGTGATATCCAATTTGGAGATTGTACTGCTCCTCAATATTTAGGAATTCGAACTTTAATTTTAACGCTAGCGAATCAAGGGGTCAAAGTAGTAATGTCAGCTGGAAATAGTTCGAAAGAGTCATTAACTAATTTTCCTGGTTGCATTGATGCTACTAACCCTAACCCGACTATATCCAATATATATACGATCGGATCTGTTGAAATCCCATGTTCTGGAACCTATCTATATTCTAGTTTTTCAGATTATGGTAGACCTACGGTAGATTATTTAGCGCCTGGTGAGGATATTTTTACTACCGCTCTTGGGGGAGAATATGTATTAGTTTCTGGGACTTCTCTTTCTGCGGCAATGTTTTCCGGCATTCTTTATCATAATCAGGGCGTGGGTACATTGACAACAATCAAAAGAGGGGCGGCAACCGGTGATCCAGATCCTGATTATCCTGTAGCTAAAATAGGAAACTGA
- a CDS encoding PPK2 family polyphosphate kinase yields MKNIDSEKFKVVTPIELHKISTSYDLETSEKKKSKKLNEFREELSEHQDIMYAHSKYSVLICLQGMDTAGKDSLIREVFKEFNPRGVVVHSFKTPTSNELKHDYLWRHYIALPDRGKYAVFNRTHYENVLVTRVHPEYILGEHLPGINSVEDITPDFWENRFEQINNFENHISQNGVIILKFFLHLGKEEQRQRLLRRLDKKKHNWKFSPGDLKERGYWEKYQEYYEEAINRTSKPHAPWYVIPADNKETARVLVAKTILDEVTRYKDIKEPELEESIEENIHLYREELQKE; encoded by the coding sequence ATGAAAAATATAGATTCTGAAAAGTTTAAAGTGGTTACTCCTATTGAGCTTCATAAAATTTCAACATCTTATGATTTGGAAACTTCAGAAAAGAAGAAATCAAAAAAGCTGAATGAGTTTCGAGAGGAATTAAGTGAACATCAAGACATCATGTATGCTCACAGCAAATATTCGGTATTGATCTGTTTGCAGGGGATGGATACCGCTGGGAAGGATAGTTTAATCAGAGAGGTTTTCAAAGAATTCAATCCTCGTGGAGTAGTAGTTCATAGTTTTAAAACTCCTACCTCCAATGAATTAAAGCATGATTATTTGTGGAGACATTACATTGCGTTGCCAGATCGAGGGAAATATGCTGTATTTAATCGAACGCATTATGAAAACGTATTGGTAACCCGAGTGCATCCTGAATATATTCTGGGAGAGCATCTCCCCGGCATAAACTCAGTAGAAGATATTACTCCGGATTTTTGGGAAAATAGATTTGAGCAAATCAATAATTTTGAAAATCATATTAGCCAAAATGGAGTGATCATCTTAAAGTTTTTCTTGCACTTAGGTAAAGAGGAGCAAAGGCAACGATTGCTTAGGAGACTAGATAAGAAGAAACATAATTGGAAATTCTCGCCGGGAGATTTGAAAGAAAGAGGCTATTGGGAGAAATATCAAGAATACTACGAAGAAGCGATCAATAGGACCTCCAAGCCCCATGCCCCATGGTATGTTATTCCTGCTGATAATAAAGAAACTGCCAGAGTTCTGGTTGCCAAGACTATTTTAGATGAAGTGACCCGATATAAGGATATTAAAGAGCCTGAATTAGAAGAATCAATTGAAGAAAATATCCATCTATACAGGGAAGAACTTCAGAAAGAATAA
- a CDS encoding adenylate/guanylate cyclase domain-containing protein, with the protein MDQVLNRKHSIVYFSDIVGYTLLMGQDEDHAFELMKQNLVLHSEVFEKHRGKIIKELGDGILAIFETAEEALEASLEIQKEWGKSSELELRIGLHCGGIILDNGDVYGDAVNVASRIQSIGVPSCVLFSSDVLANLPNHSRFTHINLGLFRLKNVAKELELHALTNPPLATPKRADMIKKVKSQEREPWKFWVALASTLTILLFLIYSLLWNNYTWEKEKSVAVLPFTNVDPKASQDVYSKDITQEIISQLSEVNDIKVISYGSIKDIRNPNLNLDSLAEILEVSTVLKGSIQYLGDMTKVNVQFIDVEENKNLWTSSFTRSGQDLLRIQSEIAKEISRVLGISLSAKEEAEIGKVLTSSPDAYEWYLKAKEKYSEYNPESYNIAVEYFKKAIEIDPNFTLAYAGLADTYAQLSLFDSSNSVSEKGLLIDSNSAELYKTRGNTYYYLGELDNAKKSFEIAISIKPNYSEAIGNLATVYMIQGHLAKALLLQQKSSTLNPTSYIPFQISGWIYRILNRFDLALDWLEKANSIKFDPVTSEQIAYLYLEQGNKEKASEAIEEILADSIHDLDYVYSTAGFIEFWSGEHQKSREFFEKAILENPEILNDPFNSAAIPLAYANLQSGKTEIADSLIKNAISIREKGDNNPLSTDPVILFDLAQLEVLNNRKARAINYLDQAVAYGFRDDFHIISNPIFDAYRSDSKFQSILKEISQKHNELNKELRLSEIQLQTKN; encoded by the coding sequence ATGGATCAAGTCTTAAATAGGAAACATTCAATCGTCTACTTTTCTGATATTGTCGGATACACCCTTTTGATGGGTCAAGATGAAGATCATGCCTTCGAATTAATGAAGCAAAATTTGGTTCTTCACTCAGAGGTCTTCGAAAAACATCGGGGTAAAATCATCAAAGAATTAGGTGATGGGATTTTGGCAATTTTTGAAACTGCTGAGGAAGCCTTAGAAGCCAGTCTGGAAATACAAAAAGAATGGGGAAAATCAAGTGAACTAGAACTTAGAATTGGTCTTCATTGCGGCGGTATTATCCTCGATAATGGAGACGTCTATGGAGATGCGGTCAATGTTGCATCCAGAATTCAAAGCATCGGAGTTCCCTCCTGTGTTTTATTCTCATCAGATGTATTGGCTAACCTTCCGAATCACAGCAGGTTTACCCACATTAATTTAGGCCTATTCCGACTGAAAAATGTCGCGAAAGAACTAGAACTCCATGCGCTGACTAATCCACCTTTGGCAACCCCAAAAAGGGCGGATATGATTAAGAAGGTAAAAAGTCAAGAGCGTGAACCTTGGAAATTCTGGGTAGCCTTGGCCTCTACCCTCACCATTCTTTTATTCTTAATTTATTCCCTTTTGTGGAACAATTATACCTGGGAAAAAGAAAAATCCGTGGCTGTCTTGCCATTTACCAATGTTGATCCTAAAGCATCCCAAGATGTTTATTCGAAAGATATTACCCAAGAAATTATCAGTCAATTATCCGAAGTAAACGACATTAAAGTAATCTCTTATGGTTCGATTAAGGATATTAGAAACCCGAATTTAAATTTAGACTCTTTAGCCGAGATACTTGAGGTCAGCACTGTCTTAAAGGGATCTATTCAATACTTGGGTGATATGACAAAAGTAAACGTCCAGTTTATTGATGTAGAAGAAAACAAAAACCTGTGGACCTCTTCTTTTACTCGAAGTGGTCAAGATCTATTGAGAATTCAAAGTGAAATTGCAAAAGAGATTTCAAGAGTTTTAGGAATTTCTTTATCTGCAAAAGAAGAGGCGGAAATAGGCAAAGTTTTGACTTCAAGTCCAGATGCCTATGAATGGTACTTGAAAGCAAAGGAAAAATATTCTGAATATAATCCTGAAAGCTACAATATAGCAGTTGAGTATTTCAAGAAAGCAATTGAAATAGATCCAAATTTTACTCTGGCTTATGCAGGCCTGGCAGATACCTATGCGCAATTATCCTTGTTTGACTCAAGCAACTCTGTTAGTGAAAAGGGCTTGTTAATTGATTCAAATTCAGCAGAACTATATAAAACTAGGGGAAACACATATTACTACTTAGGGGAGTTAGACAATGCAAAAAAATCATTTGAAATAGCTATTTCAATCAAACCCAATTATAGTGAAGCCATTGGTAATTTAGCAACTGTGTATATGATTCAAGGCCACTTGGCAAAGGCCCTCCTATTGCAACAAAAATCTTCCACACTAAACCCTACAAGCTATATTCCATTTCAGATTTCAGGATGGATATATAGAATTTTAAACCGCTTTGATTTGGCTTTAGACTGGCTTGAAAAAGCCAATTCCATCAAATTTGATCCAGTAACTTCTGAACAAATTGCTTATTTATATTTAGAGCAAGGAAATAAAGAAAAAGCTTCTGAAGCTATTGAGGAAATACTAGCTGATTCTATTCATGATTTAGATTATGTTTATTCTACTGCTGGGTTTATTGAATTCTGGAGTGGTGAGCACCAAAAATCTAGAGAATTTTTTGAAAAAGCGATACTTGAAAATCCCGAAATACTGAACGACCCATTTAACTCAGCAGCAATTCCTCTCGCCTATGCCAACCTTCAATCAGGAAAAACTGAAATTGCCGACAGCCTCATAAAAAATGCCATTAGTATTAGAGAAAAGGGCGACAATAATCCCTTAAGTACAGATCCAGTAATTTTATTTGATTTAGCCCAATTAGAAGTTTTAAATAACAGAAAAGCAAGAGCAATAAATTATTTAGATCAAGCAGTAGCCTATGGATTCAGAGATGATTTTCACATCATAAGCAACCCCATATTTGATGCATACCGAAGTGATTCAAAATTTCAATCAATTTTGAAGGAAATTTCACAAAAACATAATGAACTAAATAAAGAATTACGTTTATCTGAAATTCAGCTTCAGACAAAAAATTGA
- a CDS encoding c-type cytochrome domain-containing protein, whose protein sequence is MLHTKRFQQLLENALFVWLGLALILSIAGTQLLIPDWLQVIGRAHPLLLHFPIVLILMGIVFFWIPNIKEEVKKVGTYCLLIGSNFAGITVIAGLILAQEDYEGAELNWHQWMGIAAYILSVLIYFLSQKKGPIFKPLSFLLAGTVVLTGHFGANLTHGSDFLLAPIKTDEVPQVQLADAQVFRDMVQPILEAKCQSCHKEGKIKGELRLDHLEGIQKGGKSGPFILPGDVNESMLTQRIHLPKEEEEHMPPKNKEQLTEEEIEILTAWVLHGADFDKKVVELAPENELFVFASEKFSKTKTYSFKAADPELIQDLNNFFRKVNPIYPESPALEVSYFGISAFDPESLLDLKKVKEQVVKLNLNKMPLENVDFSFLSDFKNLEEIQLNFADISNSQIESLTKVENLQSLAISGNRVGDEAIPSLLKFKNLRSFYAWQTDFSEDGKRQLLDNLKDVSIDFGFDATGLVYELNAPKLVFDEVLFQDSTLLEIKHPIGTVDIRYTLDGSEPDSIQSPKYSEPVWISNTSKISARVFANDWKGSDTESILLFKSGVHPSEIELLKNPEKKYSANGGSTLRDQIKGKNNHTTGEWLGYQDNPADFVVKFPNDKKISRIVLSLLYNESAYIFPPSLAEIWVKKGDNWTLVEKEVPTQSEEIKLPRLEALAFDLPKESFEEIRVRLTPISRLPKWHPGAGEKGWVFIDEVLLEE, encoded by the coding sequence ATGCTTCATACAAAACGATTTCAACAACTACTCGAAAATGCACTTTTCGTATGGTTAGGGTTGGCTTTGATTTTATCAATTGCAGGTACCCAATTATTAATTCCCGACTGGCTTCAGGTAATTGGAAGAGCTCATCCCCTTTTACTCCATTTCCCAATTGTATTGATACTGATGGGTATCGTTTTTTTCTGGATTCCCAATATTAAAGAGGAAGTCAAAAAAGTGGGGACTTATTGCTTGTTAATAGGTAGTAATTTTGCGGGCATCACAGTAATTGCGGGTCTCATCCTAGCACAAGAAGATTATGAAGGAGCAGAACTCAACTGGCACCAATGGATGGGTATTGCGGCTTATATACTTTCAGTATTGATCTATTTTCTGAGCCAAAAGAAAGGTCCAATTTTCAAACCACTTTCTTTCTTATTGGCGGGAACTGTAGTGTTGACGGGACATTTTGGAGCTAATTTAACTCACGGTAGTGATTTCCTGCTCGCACCCATCAAAACTGACGAAGTTCCTCAAGTTCAATTAGCGGATGCTCAAGTCTTTAGAGACATGGTTCAGCCAATTCTGGAAGCCAAATGTCAAAGCTGTCATAAAGAAGGAAAGATAAAGGGGGAATTACGTCTTGATCATCTAGAAGGAATTCAAAAAGGTGGAAAATCTGGCCCATTCATATTACCAGGTGATGTGAATGAATCCATGTTGACCCAACGAATTCACCTTCCAAAAGAGGAAGAAGAACATATGCCTCCTAAAAACAAGGAACAACTTACTGAGGAAGAGATTGAAATTCTTACAGCTTGGGTACTTCATGGAGCAGATTTTGATAAAAAAGTAGTGGAATTAGCTCCAGAAAACGAGCTATTTGTCTTTGCCTCAGAAAAATTCAGTAAAACAAAAACTTATTCTTTCAAGGCAGCAGACCCTGAACTTATTCAGGACCTCAATAACTTTTTCAGAAAAGTGAATCCGATTTATCCAGAATCTCCGGCTTTGGAAGTATCCTATTTTGGGATTTCAGCATTTGATCCGGAATCACTCTTAGATTTAAAAAAGGTAAAAGAACAAGTGGTAAAGCTCAACTTGAATAAAATGCCTTTGGAAAATGTAGACTTTTCATTTTTAAGCGATTTCAAAAACCTAGAAGAAATCCAATTGAATTTCGCTGACATTTCCAATTCACAAATCGAAAGTCTGACAAAGGTAGAAAACCTTCAAAGTTTAGCCATCTCCGGAAATCGTGTGGGAGATGAAGCCATTCCTAGTTTATTGAAATTTAAGAATTTGAGAAGCTTTTATGCTTGGCAAACAGATTTTAGCGAAGATGGGAAAAGGCAGTTGCTGGATAATTTAAAGGATGTCTCCATCGATTTTGGCTTTGATGCAACAGGCCTTGTTTATGAATTGAATGCTCCCAAATTGGTATTTGATGAAGTATTATTTCAGGATAGCACCTTGTTGGAAATCAAACATCCAATAGGAACTGTCGACATTCGATATACCTTAGATGGTTCAGAGCCTGATAGTATCCAAAGCCCAAAATATTCGGAACCGGTTTGGATCAGCAATACCTCAAAAATTTCAGCAAGAGTATTTGCCAATGATTGGAAAGGAAGTGACACGGAAAGTATCCTGCTCTTCAAATCTGGAGTTCATCCATCAGAAATCGAATTATTGAAGAACCCTGAAAAAAAATATAGCGCAAATGGAGGTTCTACTTTAAGAGATCAAATCAAAGGAAAAAACAACCATACTACAGGAGAATGGCTAGGCTATCAAGATAATCCTGCGGATTTTGTAGTCAAATTTCCGAATGACAAAAAGATTTCTAGAATTGTTCTTAGTCTTCTTTATAACGAAAGTGCCTATATATTTCCGCCTAGCCTGGCAGAAATTTGGGTAAAAAAAGGAGACAATTGGACGTTAGTAGAAAAGGAGGTTCCCACTCAAAGCGAAGAAATTAAGTTGCCTAGATTAGAAGCTCTTGCTTTTGACCTTCCCAAGGAATCATTTGAAGAAATCCGAGTAAGGCTCACCCCTATTTCAAGGCTTCCGAAATGGCATCCAGGGGCAGGAGAAAAAGGTTGGGTATTCATTGATGAAGTTTTGTTGGAAGAATAA
- a CDS encoding S8 family peptidase, whose amino-acid sequence MKKLLIGFLFFMICLSGYCQKTYVVTMKASFEVPVFENRATNSDRIRQSDLNQDKRNQKKVRLQEFLNRKGIRNVKNQFFDVKVGFVAPLTDQERENLLNDPQVESVDEDIEIQGRPIMQSTPDSQGRPIMQGRPIMQSDDIESSWLYDEGNKASCAIALVNGSTDSNNRKESIWVIDTGVDANHRDLNVNQSSRLAISFVDSQPFNDILGHGTHVAGLAAGKGSGSLSATGVSSGAEIIPIKVFDNNGVSSWAKILLALDHIANYGQPGDVVLMSLGSFDVSNCATSNPALTSAIMTIADSGMFVVMSAGNNNGNAAQNLPGCINGPNIFTVGALDFRCGALGGKYAASNFGSGIDYFVPGANIFSAWPNQNGQNAYQVMSGTSMSAGIMAGIVHATRGAPRSSGTITINGISYKIASR is encoded by the coding sequence ATGAAAAAGTTATTGATTGGATTCTTATTTTTTATGATTTGTCTATCAGGTTATTGTCAAAAAACCTATGTGGTCACCATGAAAGCTTCCTTTGAAGTTCCTGTTTTTGAAAACCGGGCAACCAATTCTGATAGAATCAGGCAATCTGATTTAAACCAAGACAAGAGAAATCAGAAAAAAGTAAGGCTTCAGGAATTCCTTAATAGAAAAGGAATTAGAAATGTGAAAAATCAATTTTTTGACGTAAAAGTAGGCTTTGTTGCACCCTTGACAGACCAAGAGCGAGAAAATCTATTAAATGATCCACAGGTTGAAAGCGTGGACGAAGACATAGAGATTCAAGGTAGGCCGATTATGCAAAGTACACCTGACTCTCAAGGAAGACCAATCATGCAAGGCAGGCCTATCATGCAATCTGATGATATAGAATCTTCATGGCTGTATGATGAAGGAAATAAAGCTAGTTGTGCCATCGCCTTGGTGAACGGTTCAACAGATAGTAATAACCGTAAAGAAAGTATTTGGGTGATAGATACAGGGGTGGATGCCAACCATAGAGATTTGAATGTAAATCAATCTTCCAGACTTGCAATAAGCTTTGTAGATAGTCAACCATTTAATGACATATTGGGACATGGAACTCATGTTGCTGGCTTGGCTGCAGGTAAAGGTTCTGGAAGCTTATCTGCAACTGGAGTGTCCTCAGGAGCAGAAATCATCCCTATTAAAGTGTTTGATAATAATGGAGTAAGTAGTTGGGCTAAGATCCTTTTAGCTTTGGATCATATTGCAAACTATGGTCAACCTGGTGATGTGGTATTAATGAGTTTGGGTAGTTTCGATGTATCCAATTGTGCTACTTCTAACCCAGCATTAACATCGGCTATTATGACAATTGCTGATAGCGGAATGTTTGTAGTAATGTCTGCAGGTAACAACAATGGAAATGCGGCTCAAAATTTACCAGGATGTATCAATGGGCCTAATATCTTTACAGTCGGAGCGTTGGATTTCAGATGTGGTGCTTTAGGAGGAAAGTATGCGGCATCTAACTTTGGTTCTGGGATTGATTATTTTGTACCAGGAGCAAATATCTTTTCAGCTTGGCCAAATCAAAATGGGCAGAATGCCTATCAGGTCATGTCTGGAACCTCTATGTCAGCAGGAATTATGGCAGGAATTGTGCATGCTACACGTGGTGCTCCAAGGTCCTCTGGAACCATTACCATCAATGGAATTAGCTATAAAATAGCATCTAGATAA
- a CDS encoding DUF1501 domain-containing protein codes for MEKELLEQGLNLNRRKFLSKLSLGVGSAALGSLLIPDLFKGGSPDEEAIMAALPHFAPKAKRVIYLFQNGAPSQLESFDYKPLLNKNMGQELPESIRKGQRLTGMTAGQSSFPLVGSYFKFNQYGESRAWISEIFPHTASVVDDICIVKSMHTEAINHDPALTFFQTGAQVGNRPSMGSWLSYGLGSENSNLPAFCVLLSRGKGNGQGVYSKLWSNGFLDATHQGVQFSNSEDPVLYLKDPKSMSRDERRKMLDQISAMNDLSYREFNDPAISAKIQQYEMAFRMQTAVPEMTDVSKEPDSIIKMYGPDCLVPGTYAANCLLARKLSESGVRFVQLYHQGWDQHGDLPDQMAMQAKDVDQASAALIKDLKQRGLLDETLVIWGGEFGRTNYCQGKIQPNNYGRDHHPRAFSIWMAGGGVKSGMVYGETDEFGYNITENPVHVHDFQATMLHLMGIDHERLTYKHLGRRYRLTDVSGKVVKDLLA; via the coding sequence ATGGAAAAGGAACTATTAGAGCAAGGATTAAATCTTAATAGAAGAAAATTTTTGTCCAAGTTAAGCTTGGGAGTAGGAAGTGCCGCTTTAGGATCACTCCTTATACCGGATTTATTCAAAGGAGGAAGTCCTGACGAGGAAGCAATTATGGCTGCCCTCCCCCATTTTGCACCAAAAGCGAAACGGGTAATTTATTTATTCCAAAATGGGGCTCCCAGCCAATTGGAATCTTTTGACTACAAACCACTTCTTAACAAAAATATGGGTCAGGAACTTCCTGAGTCCATTCGGAAAGGGCAACGATTGACAGGAATGACGGCTGGGCAAAGTTCTTTCCCTTTAGTCGGTTCTTATTTCAAATTCAATCAATACGGTGAATCTAGGGCCTGGATTTCTGAAATATTCCCCCATACAGCAAGTGTGGTAGATGATATCTGTATCGTCAAATCCATGCATACAGAAGCCATCAACCACGATCCTGCCCTGACCTTTTTTCAAACCGGAGCTCAGGTAGGGAATAGACCTAGTATGGGTTCTTGGTTGAGCTATGGATTAGGAAGTGAAAATAGCAACCTACCCGCCTTTTGTGTACTTCTTAGTAGAGGAAAAGGAAATGGTCAAGGAGTATACTCTAAACTTTGGAGTAATGGATTTTTAGATGCCACTCATCAGGGAGTCCAATTTTCAAATTCAGAAGATCCTGTATTGTATTTAAAAGACCCTAAATCCATGTCCAGAGATGAGCGTAGAAAAATGCTCGATCAAATCTCTGCCATGAATGATCTAAGTTATAGAGAATTTAACGATCCTGCCATCAGTGCAAAAATCCAACAATATGAGATGGCTTTCAGAATGCAAACAGCCGTACCTGAAATGACTGATGTTTCCAAAGAACCTGACAGCATCATTAAAATGTACGGACCAGATTGCTTAGTTCCGGGCACTTACGCAGCCAACTGTCTTTTGGCGAGAAAACTATCCGAAAGTGGCGTTCGATTTGTTCAATTATATCATCAAGGATGGGACCAACATGGAGACTTACCAGACCAAATGGCCATGCAGGCCAAAGATGTAGACCAAGCTTCAGCAGCGCTCATTAAGGATCTCAAGCAACGTGGTTTGTTAGATGAAACCCTAGTGATCTGGGGCGGTGAATTTGGCAGAACCAATTATTGCCAAGGTAAAATCCAACCAAACAATTATGGTAGAGACCATCACCCTAGAGCCTTCTCTATCTGGATGGCTGGCGGCGGAGTTAAGTCAGGAATGGTATATGGGGAAACAGATGAATTTGGATATAACATTACAGAAAACCCCGTTCATGTACATGACTTTCAAGCTACCATGCTCCATTTAATGGGGATAGACCATGAAAGGCTAACTTACAAACACTTGGGAAGGAGATATCGATTGACGGATGTTTCTGGAAAGGTTGTCAAAGATTTACTTGCCTAA